In Portunus trituberculatus isolate SZX2019 chromosome 44, ASM1759143v1, whole genome shotgun sequence, a single window of DNA contains:
- the LOC123519040 gene encoding uncharacterized protein LOC123519040: MSSEQSLVSWRPVEEAKWRAVPKLGPEWMCKWSVDERGYWVVLTDGCALWGEARSASSIQDKAEEWASCIEAEVQKLSSLVLQDLGQMSVKAHWQGREQVVLHVSSTLMDLAYRWEFDMKRLCDELFQQHWVLPLMVQMHSLSQRVRQLTAEVEVKARQLKDLLPDNSKLVKSPKKKEVRLDKSVEAVVVGGAWSVLQDHLESSPTIMKHLAAHGSRIIPEEVEKSGDTEVKGPTPTVTPTKRSTEEEIEEEKQKREMLQRAKIQEIQQAADRPTKQTKKKKLKL; this comes from the exons atgtcaag TGAACAGAGTTTGGTATCATGGAGGCCAGTGGAAGAggccaagtggagagcagtaccAAAACTGGGCCCAGAGTGGATGTGCAAGTGGAGTGTAGATGAGAGAGGTTACTGGGTGGTGCTGACTGATGGGTGTGCACTCTGGGGAGAGGCCAGGTCTGCTTCATCCATCCAGGACAAGGCAGAG GAGTGGGCATCTTGCATTGAGGCAGAGGTGCAGAAGCTGTCCAGTCTTGTGCTGCAGGACCTGGGCCAGATGAGTGTGAAAGCTCACTGGCAGGGAAGGGAGCAGGTGGTGTTACATGTCTCCTCAACACTCATGGACTTGGCCTACAGATGGGAGTTTGACATGAAGCGTCTGTGTGATGAGTTG TTTCAGCAACACTGGGTGTTACCTCTGATGGTGCAGATGCACAGCTTATCACAGAGAGTGAGGCAGCTGACGGCAGAGGTGGAGGTAAAGGCACGCCAGCTTAAGGACCTGCTTCCTGACAACAGCA AACTTGTGAAGTCcccaaagaagaaagaagtgaggcTGGATAAGAgtgtggaggcggtggtggtcggGGGAGCCTGGAGTGTCCTGCAAGACCACCTGGAGTCCTCTCCCACCATCATGAAACACCTTGCTGCACACGG CTCAAGGATCATTCCAGAAGAGGTAGAGAAGTCAGGAGACACAGAAGTAAAAGGGCCCACACCGACTGTTACTCCCACCAAAAGATCAACAGAG gaagagatagaggaagagaagcaaaaaagagagatgTTACAGAGAGCCAAGATCCAAGAAATTCAGCAGGCTGCAGATAGACCTACCAAACAGaccaaaaagaagaaactgaagctATAG